From Etheostoma spectabile isolate EspeVRDwgs_2016 unplaced genomic scaffold, UIUC_Espe_1.0 scaffold00008600, whole genome shotgun sequence, one genomic window encodes:
- the LOC116678898 gene encoding histone H1-like has translation MAEVAPAVAPAPAKAPKKKAAKPAKKSGPGAAELILKAVSASKERKGISFVALKKELGAKGYDVEHNNAHIKRAIKSLVLKGALTQTKGTGASGSFKAAKPAEKPKKVAAKKPAAKAKKPAAKKPAAAAKKPAAAKKTAVAKKPKAAKATPKKAKKPAVKKATKSPKKVAKKAASPKKAAAAKKVAPKKVAKKVVKPKAAKPAKKAAAKKPAKK, from the coding sequence ATGGCAGAAGTTGCTCCAGCAGTCGCACCGGCCCCGGCGAAGGCCCCCAAGAAGAAAGCGGCCAAGCCGGCCAAGAAGAGCGGACCCGGCGCCGCCGAGCTGATCCTGAAGGCGGTCTCCGCCTCCAAGGAGCGCAAGGGCATCTCCTTCGTGGCTCTGAAGAAGGAGCTGGGCGCCAAAGGCTACGACGTGGAGCACAACAATGCCCACATCAAGCGCGCCATCAAGTCCTTGGTGCTGAAGGGGGCCCTCACGCAGACCAAGGGGACCGGAGCGTCCGGGTCCTTCAAGGCCGCCAAGCCGGCGGAGAAGCCCAAGAAGGTAGCGGCGAAGAAGCCCGCAGCCAAAGCCAAGAAGCCCGCAGCGAAGAAGCCCGCCGCCGCCGCTAAGAAACCAGCCGCCGCCAAGAAGACCGCCGTCGCAAAGAAGCCAAAAGCGGCCAAGGCAACACCCAAGAAGGCGAAGAAGCCCGCGGTCAAGAAGGCTACGAAGAGCCCTAAGAAGGTGGCCAAGAAGGCGGCGTCGCCCAAAAAGGCAGCAGCAGCCAAGAAGGTGGCGCCCAAGAAAGTCGCAAAGAAGGTCGTCAAACCCAAAGCGGCAAAACCCGCAAAGAAAGCTGCCGCCAAGAAACCAGCGAAGAAGTGA